A region from the Mucilaginibacter sp. CSA2-8R genome encodes:
- a CDS encoding HAD family phosphatase — protein MTAIPHALIFDMNGTMINDMDYHTKAWQRIFNEELGGNFTWNEVKAQMYGKNPEVLERVFGPLKFTEDEKTELSFAKEKRYQEEYLPHLALLPGLAAFLEQAHQLAIPMAIASAAIPFNIDFVLDNLNIRHYFKALVSADDVLLSKPHPETFLKAAQLLQVDPVNCLVFEDVPKGAEAALNAGMPAVVLTTTHQKYEFEHLPHILHFSDDFTDPYFSQLLK, from the coding sequence ATGACAGCAATACCGCACGCCCTGATTTTTGATATGAACGGTACCATGATTAATGATATGGACTATCATACCAAAGCCTGGCAACGTATTTTTAACGAAGAGTTAGGCGGCAATTTCACCTGGAACGAGGTAAAAGCACAAATGTACGGCAAAAACCCAGAAGTGCTGGAGCGCGTATTCGGTCCGCTTAAATTTACCGAGGATGAAAAAACCGAATTGTCTTTCGCTAAAGAGAAGCGCTACCAGGAAGAATACCTGCCGCACCTGGCTTTATTGCCCGGATTAGCAGCGTTTTTAGAACAGGCTCATCAACTGGCTATACCCATGGCTATAGCCTCGGCAGCCATACCGTTCAATATTGATTTTGTACTCGATAATTTAAATATCAGGCATTATTTTAAGGCCCTCGTGAGCGCAGATGATGTGCTGTTGAGCAAACCACACCCCGAAACCTTTTTAAAAGCAGCCCAACTTTTACAGGTCGACCCGGTAAACTGCCTGGTGTTTGAGGATGTGCCCAAAGGTGCCGAAGCTGCCCTGAATGCTGGCATGCCGGCTGTAGTACTCACCACTACCCATCAAAAATACGAATTCGAGCATTTACCTCATATTCTGCATTTCAGTGATGACTTTACCGACCCATACTTTAGTCAACTGCTGAAGTAG